Proteins encoded in a region of the Isoalcanivorax pacificus W11-5 genome:
- the lnt gene encoding apolipoprotein N-acyltransferase yields MTDQPAARTTGTSRLNRFATPVALLAGLLYPLAFAPWAFWPLMPVSIALLWLSLHGATRRQALLRGWLYGLGMFGFGIAWVHVSMHEYGATPMWLAVPMTALFAAFLALFPALLGWLTVRFARHATLSPLLFAGAWVILDALRGWLLTGFPWLYAGYPMIETALMGLAPLGGIWLLTLVTVLTGTALGAALLRQKTAIAAGVLALVGWGTGLVTDPLQFTEPAAEPTRVALPQGNIPQDLRWQLSMREATRDIYAELTARIPPEHLVIWPESALTEFLDDAAEFLLDQGELLAARDSTLITGIPTRERRGFDIHYFNSIAVISGGDGIYHKQKLVPFGEYVPLQSLLRGLIPFFDLPMSSFTQGDPEQPNLLAMYMVVSPFICYEILYPELVAERANDSNVLITVSNDAWFGTSAGPHQHFQMARLRAAETGRWLLRSTNNGITAIVDPRGQVTARLPQFTRDVLLGEFVPMSGQTPYMMLGGWPVWGLALLLCATALVRRKA; encoded by the coding sequence GTGACAGACCAGCCCGCCGCGCGCACCACCGGAACATCCCGCCTGAACCGTTTTGCCACGCCCGTTGCCCTGCTGGCCGGCCTGCTGTATCCGTTGGCGTTTGCGCCCTGGGCGTTCTGGCCGCTGATGCCGGTGAGCATCGCCCTGCTGTGGCTGAGCCTGCACGGCGCCACCCGTCGCCAGGCGTTGCTGCGCGGCTGGCTCTACGGGCTGGGCATGTTCGGATTCGGCATTGCCTGGGTGCATGTGAGCATGCATGAGTACGGCGCCACGCCAATGTGGCTGGCGGTGCCGATGACCGCCCTGTTCGCCGCGTTTCTGGCGCTGTTCCCGGCGCTGCTTGGCTGGCTCACCGTACGCTTCGCCCGGCACGCAACGCTCTCGCCGCTGCTGTTTGCGGGTGCCTGGGTCATCCTCGATGCCCTGCGCGGCTGGCTGCTGACCGGTTTCCCCTGGCTGTATGCCGGCTACCCGATGATCGAGACCGCACTGATGGGCCTGGCACCGCTGGGCGGCATCTGGTTGCTGACGCTGGTCACGGTGCTCACCGGCACCGCACTCGGTGCGGCCCTGTTGCGCCAGAAGACCGCCATCGCCGCCGGGGTGCTGGCGCTGGTCGGCTGGGGTACCGGGCTGGTCACCGACCCGCTGCAATTCACCGAACCGGCCGCCGAGCCCACCCGTGTCGCGCTCCCGCAGGGCAATATTCCCCAGGATCTGCGCTGGCAATTGAGCATGCGCGAGGCCACACGCGATATTTATGCCGAGCTCACCGCACGCATTCCGCCGGAACATCTGGTCATCTGGCCGGAATCCGCCCTGACGGAATTTCTGGATGACGCCGCTGAATTTCTGCTTGATCAGGGCGAACTGCTGGCCGCGCGGGACAGCACCCTGATCACCGGCATCCCGACCCGCGAGCGACGCGGTTTCGATATTCACTACTTCAACAGCATCGCCGTGATCAGCGGCGGTGACGGTATCTACCACAAACAGAAACTGGTGCCGTTTGGCGAGTATGTGCCACTGCAATCCCTGCTGCGCGGACTGATCCCCTTCTTCGACCTGCCCATGTCCAGTTTCACCCAGGGCGACCCCGAGCAGCCCAACCTGCTGGCCATGTACATGGTGGTTTCGCCTTTCATCTGCTATGAAATCCTGTACCCGGAACTGGTAGCCGAGCGCGCCAACGACAGTAACGTGTTGATCACCGTGAGCAACGATGCCTGGTTCGGCACCTCTGCCGGCCCACACCAGCATTTCCAGATGGCGCGCCTGCGCGCCGCCGAAACCGGCCGCTGGCTGCTGCGCAGCACCAACAACGGCATCACCGCCATCGTTGATCCGCGCGGCCAGGTCACCGCGCGCCTGCCGCAGTTCACCCGCGACGTGCTGCTGGGGGAATTCGTGCCCATGAGCGGACAGACGCCCTACATGATGCTGGGCGGCTGGCCGGTGTGGGGGCTGGCGTTGCTGCTGTGCGCCACCGCACTGGTGCGTCGCAAAGCCTGA
- a CDS encoding DUF4351 domain-containing protein has protein sequence MDAHDDYDSPWKEAVEVMLPEFMAFYFPDAAAHIDWQQPHRFLDQELQQIMPDAESGKRVVDKLAEVMLLNGDSQWVYIHIEIQSQRDNAFAERMYCYHYRIFDRYQRPVASFAILADNHPHWRPAHYQSSVLGCHQRLDFPIAKLLDYASQETGLLASENPFALVTLAHLHTRRTRGQDRQRYRTKRRLLLLLAGRQWERQRIIQLFRVIDWLMTLPPVLNQQLRREVANQGGPTVKFLSVFERHAIDEAAREALAQGIVQGESVLLARMLTRRFGPLPTEVQTRLTSASSSQLEHWADRILDAASLDEVFG, from the coding sequence ATGGACGCACACGACGATTACGATTCGCCCTGGAAAGAGGCCGTGGAGGTGATGCTGCCGGAGTTCATGGCCTTCTACTTTCCCGACGCCGCAGCGCACATCGACTGGCAGCAGCCGCACCGGTTTCTGGATCAGGAACTGCAACAGATCATGCCCGACGCCGAGAGTGGCAAACGGGTGGTGGACAAACTGGCCGAAGTGATGCTCCTTAACGGCGACAGCCAGTGGGTCTATATCCACATCGAGATCCAGAGCCAGCGTGACAATGCCTTCGCCGAGCGCATGTACTGCTATCACTACCGCATCTTCGACCGCTACCAGCGCCCGGTGGCCAGCTTTGCGATCCTGGCCGACAACCATCCCCACTGGCGTCCGGCCCACTACCAGAGCAGCGTGCTGGGGTGTCATCAGAGGCTGGATTTCCCGATCGCCAAACTACTCGACTATGCCTCACAGGAAACCGGCTTACTGGCCAGCGAGAACCCGTTTGCCCTGGTCACGCTGGCCCACCTGCACACCCGCCGGACACGGGGGCAGGACCGCCAGCGCTATCGCACCAAGCGGCGCCTGTTGCTGCTGCTCGCTGGCAGACAATGGGAGCGGCAGCGTATTATCCAGCTATTCCGGGTGATCGACTGGCTGATGACCCTGCCGCCCGTGCTGAACCAGCAACTGCGAAGGGAAGTGGCCAACCAAGGAGGACCGACCGTGAAATTTCTCAGTGTGTTTGAACGACATGCCATTGATGAGGCCGCCCGCGAGGCGCTCGCGCAGGGCATTGTGCAGGGTGAAAGTGTCCTGCTGGCCCGGATGCTGACACGTCGTTTCGGACCATTGCCGACGGAGGTTCAGACCCGCCTGACCAGCGCCAGCAGCAGCCAGCTCGAACACTGGGCCGACCGCATCCTGGACGCCGCCTCCCTCGACGAAGTCTTCGGCTAG
- a CDS encoding YdcF family protein: MSGMVLLLAVMIGATLPGVVRRMMPPLPPAELDGAPQAVVVLGAGRQRRGGGYQVPASGLRRAGAGMQLARELGLPLLISGGCADGHGPSEAALMLEALRHRWPQAAPWLEEQSRTTWENARYSAALLREQGVRRIVLVTDRAHLCRAVLSFQAQGLEVAPHAASETPSPEWMPSAGALALIPEIYYEWAALVVYRLRYF, from the coding sequence ATGAGTGGCATGGTGCTGCTGCTGGCCGTGATGATCGGCGCCACCCTGCCCGGGGTGGTGCGACGGATGATGCCGCCGCTGCCGCCCGCAGAGCTGGACGGGGCGCCGCAGGCAGTGGTGGTGCTGGGCGCGGGGCGGCAGCGTCGTGGTGGCGGCTATCAGGTGCCGGCCTCCGGGCTGCGTCGGGCCGGTGCCGGCATGCAACTGGCGCGGGAGCTGGGCCTGCCGCTGCTGATCAGCGGTGGCTGCGCTGACGGGCATGGGCCTTCCGAGGCGGCGCTGATGCTTGAGGCGCTGCGGCATCGCTGGCCGCAGGCCGCTCCTTGGCTGGAGGAGCAGAGCCGCACCACCTGGGAAAATGCCCGCTACAGTGCGGCGCTGCTGCGTGAGCAGGGCGTCCGGCGCATTGTGCTGGTGACGGATCGGGCGCATCTGTGCCGGGCGGTGCTCAGCTTCCAGGCCCAGGGGCTGGAGGTGGCACCGCACGCCGCCAGCGAGACGCCTTCACCAGAATGGATGCCCTCTGCCGGGGCGCTGGCGTTGATTCCCGAGATTTATTACGAGTGGGCTGCGCTGGTGGTGTACCGGCTGCGCTATTTCTAG